Proteins found in one Salinimonas lutimaris genomic segment:
- a CDS encoding response regulator — MVSAKQLRALISRTYIIAIGVIALLTTIFFAYNHYLLQSLDLQPTVINIAGKQRMLSQRIALLHTSIYYESNEAKRRPLKNELKALALMLATDHERLIGSKAFDDGSHNRLTNELDAHYFGDRQPLDIQVKLFAERAVRIAESRPNTPIPPPPTYEELKELLSMLDTSVRLFEQNLTNAITDNRQFSFMVYLLILTAMLLSVFKLFKPLENLVFKHYREATDARFDASRQRAQASAAAKAKAEFLTRMSHELRSPLAAVIGALELLPHSQTRQADLISKAEHSCYRLLHLSGNLIDSMSDSESHPTSGVDTFDLVKVIDDAVGPFVYQARQKELHLSIKCQGTLPRFVCGPAEAISKALKNLVDNAIKYTEFGEVIIKVSVKPERRRLALRITVSDTGPGIPEAEQDTIFNPFVQGQYAADHHISGMGIGLSVARHQITSHGGSLTVEGRQIRGSRFVLTMPLKEAAPLATRPQSTPVGTVRFAIIDDMEISRLHLANIITGLGYEVDTFASGTELLTRQDNISQYKALILDFFMPGLSGAELSANLQTMYADAVPPIIFVSATPAIANLASHTRLPVWQTFVKPIDQERFADAIRHLATDTQPVQTTRQASVLIVEDEPINRELMQNMLTTMNFNIKAAANGEEALTLCQRQQFDVILLDINLPDFSGIEVARRLRQQGCAATMVAVTANAFETDKEATRAAHIRYHLVKPVSYQELYNTIRQALLPG; from the coding sequence ATGGTTTCAGCAAAACAGCTCCGGGCATTAATTAGCCGTACCTACATTATTGCCATCGGGGTGATTGCCCTGCTCACCACCATTTTTTTTGCCTATAACCACTACCTGCTGCAAAGCCTGGATTTGCAGCCAACGGTGATTAATATCGCCGGTAAACAGCGTATGTTGTCGCAGCGCATTGCCTTGTTGCATACCTCAATTTATTACGAATCGAATGAAGCCAAACGGCGACCGTTAAAAAACGAGCTAAAAGCACTGGCCCTGATGCTGGCAACAGACCATGAGCGCCTGATTGGTAGCAAAGCTTTTGATGATGGCAGTCATAACAGACTGACCAATGAGCTGGATGCACATTATTTTGGTGATCGTCAGCCGTTAGATATTCAGGTCAAACTGTTTGCCGAACGGGCTGTACGGATTGCTGAAAGCCGTCCGAACACCCCTATACCTCCCCCTCCGACTTATGAGGAGCTTAAGGAACTGCTCAGCATGCTGGATACCTCTGTACGGCTGTTTGAGCAGAACCTGACGAATGCTATTACGGACAACCGACAGTTTTCATTTATGGTTTACCTGCTCATTCTTACCGCGATGCTACTGAGTGTGTTTAAGCTCTTCAAGCCACTTGAAAATTTAGTATTTAAACATTACCGCGAAGCGACCGATGCGCGGTTTGATGCCAGCCGGCAGCGCGCACAAGCCAGTGCTGCAGCCAAAGCTAAGGCAGAATTTCTGACCCGGATGAGCCATGAACTGCGCTCGCCACTGGCGGCCGTTATCGGGGCCCTTGAGCTACTTCCCCACAGTCAGACCAGGCAGGCCGATTTGATCAGTAAAGCAGAGCATTCCTGTTACCGTCTGTTACATCTGTCAGGCAACCTGATTGATTCTATGAGCGACTCTGAAAGTCACCCCACGTCCGGGGTTGATACCTTTGATCTGGTCAAGGTCATCGATGACGCCGTCGGCCCCTTTGTTTACCAGGCTCGCCAGAAAGAGTTACACCTGTCGATAAAATGTCAGGGTACGCTGCCCCGGTTTGTCTGCGGGCCGGCAGAAGCCATCTCCAAGGCGTTGAAAAACCTGGTGGATAATGCCATCAAATATACCGAATTTGGTGAGGTGATTATTAAGGTTTCAGTCAAGCCAGAGCGGCGCCGGCTGGCACTGCGTATCACTGTCTCAGACACCGGTCCGGGTATTCCTGAGGCAGAACAGGACACCATTTTTAATCCCTTTGTACAGGGCCAGTACGCCGCAGACCATCACATCAGCGGTATGGGAATCGGGCTGTCAGTTGCCCGCCATCAGATTACCTCGCACGGTGGCAGCCTGACCGTGGAAGGCCGGCAGATTCGCGGCAGCCGGTTTGTGCTGACCATGCCGCTCAAAGAAGCCGCTCCGCTTGCCACACGCCCTCAAAGTACACCAGTCGGTACGGTCAGATTTGCCATTATCGATGATATGGAGATATCCAGACTGCATCTGGCCAATATCATCACCGGTCTGGGTTATGAGGTGGACACCTTTGCCTCAGGCACCGAACTACTCACCCGGCAGGATAACATCAGTCAGTATAAGGCTCTGATACTGGATTTCTTTATGCCCGGGTTATCCGGCGCTGAACTGTCAGCCAATTTACAGACCATGTACGCCGATGCAGTACCACCGATTATCTTTGTCTCAGCCACACCAGCCATTGCCAATTTGGCCAGCCATACCCGTCTGCCAGTATGGCAGACCTTTGTGAAACCGATTGATCAGGAACGTTTTGCTGACGCTATCAGGCATCTGGCCACCGATACACAGCCAGTGCAGACAACCCGGCAAGCCAGCGTTCTGATAGTTGAAGATGAACCGATAAATCGCGAACTGATGCAAAACATGCTAACCACGATGAACTTCAACATAAAAGCTGCCGCCAACGGCGAAGAAGCGCTGACCCTATGCCAGCGCCAGCAGTTTGATGTCATATTGCTGGACATTAACCTGCCTGATTTCAGTGGAATTGAGGTGGCTCGTCGTTTACGCCAGCAGGGCTGTGCTGCCACAATGGTGGCGGTGACAGCAAATGCTTTTGAAACCGATAAAGAAGCCACCCGGGCGGCGCATATCCGCTATCACCTGGTAAAACCGGTAAGCTATCAGGAATTGTACAATACTATTCGCCAGGCGCTGCTGCCTGGCTAA
- a CDS encoding AmpG family muropeptide MFS transporter, with protein MSSLANTFRVFQDKRLLSVFLFGISSGFPFVMIGSVITAWLSDEGLSRAGIGLFGIIFNVYAVNFLWSPLLDRIRLPWLGLRRGWILAMQLAIAGCCLLMAQLDVTNNLYFMALIGLLIAIFSATQDIAIDAYRIDIIADHEKDQLSAASSLATAGWWTGYGGLGAIPFIVADQPGTGWPDIYLLLGALMGVIALFTLMAKEPQVDRSAQQKAAFARYQQATGHARTTGSAIIAWLGVTLIEPFREFFNRSGVRIAVSILLFIFLFKLGEAFLGRMSVVFYKEIGFSNSDIGYYSKLLNWWVSIVFSIIGGMVNIRYGIYRGLMIAGFAMAASNLMFAWIAQVGPDTTLFAATIVVDGFTSAWSSVAMVAFISLMCNRAFSASQYALMASLSVAGKNTLASGSGWMVDMMGGNWSLFFIITAVMVLPGLLVLRHLKQDIASAEKKVSDPQIS; from the coding sequence ATGTCTTCATTAGCTAATACGTTTCGTGTTTTTCAGGATAAGCGCCTGCTGAGCGTTTTCCTGTTTGGTATTTCCAGTGGCTTTCCGTTTGTCATGATCGGCTCAGTAATAACGGCATGGCTGTCTGACGAAGGCTTGTCCCGGGCTGGTATCGGTCTGTTCGGCATCATCTTTAATGTGTATGCCGTAAATTTTTTATGGTCACCGCTTTTAGACAGGATACGTCTGCCCTGGCTGGGATTACGGCGCGGCTGGATTCTGGCCATGCAACTGGCCATTGCCGGATGCTGCTTGCTGATGGCCCAGCTGGATGTGACAAACAACCTATACTTTATGGCGCTAATTGGGCTGCTGATCGCTATTTTCTCTGCCACGCAGGATATTGCCATTGATGCATACCGTATCGACATTATCGCTGATCACGAAAAAGACCAGTTATCCGCCGCCTCCTCACTGGCCACGGCAGGTTGGTGGACCGGTTACGGCGGGTTAGGTGCCATTCCGTTTATTGTGGCTGACCAGCCCGGCACAGGCTGGCCTGACATCTACCTGCTGCTTGGCGCCCTGATGGGCGTCATTGCGCTGTTTACCCTGATGGCTAAAGAGCCGCAGGTGGATCGCAGCGCTCAGCAGAAGGCGGCGTTTGCCCGCTACCAGCAGGCAACCGGTCATGCCCGTACCACCGGTAGTGCTATAATTGCCTGGCTGGGAGTGACACTGATTGAACCGTTTCGTGAGTTTTTCAATCGCAGCGGGGTGCGGATTGCAGTTTCTATTCTGCTGTTTATCTTCCTGTTTAAATTGGGTGAAGCCTTTCTAGGCCGGATGAGTGTCGTCTTTTATAAAGAAATCGGCTTTAGTAATTCAGACATCGGTTATTATTCCAAACTACTCAACTGGTGGGTATCGATTGTTTTTTCGATTATCGGTGGCATGGTCAATATTCGCTACGGTATTTACCGGGGGCTGATGATTGCCGGGTTCGCCATGGCGGCCAGTAACCTGATGTTTGCCTGGATTGCGCAGGTTGGGCCGGACACTACCCTGTTTGCAGCCACCATCGTGGTGGACGGGTTCACCTCGGCCTGGAGCTCGGTGGCCATGGTCGCGTTTATCAGCCTGATGTGTAACCGGGCATTTTCGGCTTCACAGTATGCGCTGATGGCCTCGCTCAGTGTAGCGGGCAAAAATACCCTGGCTTCAGGTAGTGGCTGGATGGTCGATATGATGGGCGGCAACTGGAGTTTGTTTTTTATTATTACTGCTGTCATGGTCCTTCCCGGCTTACTGGTACTACGGCACTTAAAGCAAGACATCGCCAGCGCAGAGAAAAAAGTCAGCGACCCCCAAATAAGCTGA
- a CDS encoding DUF3530 family protein, whose translation MVLQTWRRGVSCCVALSLWACAASGWAYSLQQDLAARYSDRDIVSVMAGELPVTAVRQPATIALERGIAIILIEPGYQGLTLHAAETLAARMNRWGWQTLLVLSPALNGAPLAADKDAAQPDQYTDSTTSWLDANATETHITLLLNALNQQIADVPGYRMIIAQGMTAAQLIKLNAEDRIAPPDTLVTITPFWPDNTTNRQLASLVKATTSPLLDITGAINNRWEQQTRLLRRRQATTALKMHYRQREMATDLGGHSAITSVFANQLSKQIYGWTRHLGW comes from the coding sequence ATGGTTTTACAGACGTGGCGGCGCGGGGTGAGTTGCTGTGTGGCACTGAGCTTGTGGGCCTGTGCGGCCAGCGGTTGGGCCTACTCTTTACAACAGGACCTGGCAGCCCGCTACAGCGACCGGGACATTGTATCGGTGATGGCCGGCGAACTGCCGGTGACCGCGGTTCGTCAACCCGCCACCATTGCGCTGGAACGGGGCATTGCCATTATTTTAATTGAGCCTGGCTATCAGGGGCTTACCTTGCACGCCGCCGAAACCCTGGCTGCCCGAATGAACCGCTGGGGCTGGCAAACCTTGTTGGTGCTCAGCCCGGCCCTCAACGGTGCCCCGCTTGCCGCAGATAAAGACGCTGCGCAGCCGGATCAATACACTGACAGTACCACCAGCTGGCTGGATGCCAATGCCACCGAAACCCATATCACCTTGCTGCTCAACGCGCTCAACCAGCAGATAGCCGATGTGCCTGGTTACCGGATGATTATTGCTCAGGGCATGACCGCAGCCCAACTGATTAAGCTTAATGCAGAAGATCGCATTGCCCCGCCCGATACCCTTGTAACCATCACGCCGTTCTGGCCCGACAATACTACCAACCGGCAACTGGCCTCGCTGGTTAAGGCCACCACATCTCCGCTACTGGATATTACCGGCGCAATTAACAATCGCTGGGAACAGCAAACCCGTCTGCTGCGCCGGCGTCAGGCAACCACCGCGTTGAAAATGCACTACCGGCAACGTGAAATGGCCACTGATCTGGGTGGACACAGCGCCATTACGTCAGTGTTTGCCAACCAGCTAAGCAAACAAATCTATGGCTGGACGCGACATCTGGGGTGGTAA
- the rluA gene encoding bifunctional tRNA pseudouridine(32) synthase/23S rRNA pseudouridine(746) synthase RluA, whose product MPNPSFIYNPPMSPYLSILYQDDDIVVANKPSGLLSVPGKAPAHKDALITRMQKVFPTATVVHRLDMATSGVMIMALNKPAHRYLSDQFASRQTQKRYFARVSGCMRQPSGMVDLPLICDWPNRPKQMVDHDKGKPSLTYYTVIRHSEHETLVALKPVTGRSHQLRVHMLALGHPILGDRLYADEHAKAAASRLQLHAQTLIIRHPTSHQWCHFVTPIPFTDYEPDPLTVPEYVDA is encoded by the coding sequence ATGCCAAATCCGTCGTTTATTTACAACCCGCCCATGTCGCCATATCTGAGTATTCTTTATCAGGATGACGACATTGTGGTGGCCAATAAACCCAGCGGGCTGCTGAGTGTGCCGGGCAAAGCCCCGGCCCACAAAGATGCGCTGATCACCCGGATGCAAAAGGTGTTTCCTACCGCCACGGTAGTTCACCGGCTGGATATGGCGACCTCCGGGGTTATGATCATGGCGCTGAACAAGCCAGCCCACCGTTATTTATCCGACCAGTTTGCCAGTCGTCAGACCCAGAAGCGCTACTTTGCCAGGGTCAGCGGATGCATGCGACAGCCTTCAGGCATGGTGGATTTGCCATTGATTTGTGACTGGCCAAACCGGCCAAAACAAATGGTCGATCACGACAAGGGCAAACCATCGCTGACCTACTACACTGTCATCCGGCACAGTGAGCACGAAACCCTGGTCGCGCTTAAACCCGTCACCGGCCGCTCACATCAGTTGCGCGTGCATATGCTGGCTTTAGGACACCCGATTCTGGGTGACCGCCTGTACGCCGACGAGCACGCCAAGGCCGCCGCGAGCCGGCTACAGCTGCATGCACAGACGCTGATTATCCGGCATCCGACGTCGCACCAGTGGTGCCATTTTGTTACGCCCATTCCCTTTACTGATTATGAGCCCGACCCGCTCACCGTACCCGAGTATGTTGACGCATAA
- the rapA gene encoding RNA polymerase-associated protein RapA — protein sequence MSSVSEYAVGQRWLSNTESELGLGAVINHDNRSVEVFFPATGESRKYIKSDAPLTRLTFAVGEKIKSQEGWALEIEALQESKGGIIYHGTRTDTGEQTKLSEALLDHQIQLNQPERRLFSMQHDIPKWFDLRLKAFDQMSEYQRSSIIGLAGARIELIPHQLHIASEVGRRYAPRVLLADEVGLGKTIEAALIIHQQIKTGRAERVLIVVPDSLVHQWLVEMLRRVNLPFSIFDTSRCEAVDDADENPFEQEQLVLCSLDFLRDNPKHQQQALAAQWDLLVVDEAHHLAWSADAPSADYQCIESLAQQIAGVLLLTATPDQLGHESHFARLRLLDSARFHSYDAFLEEEQHYSELAEAVTPLLNNEALTDAQQAHLEKVAPQSMQTVGDLADEDSRHALLHRLIDRHGTGRLLFRNRRANITGFPVRELHTHPLPLPDVYQDLLESNYDDLEAALFPERQPELVDSWTDLDPRVDWLLNFLPSVKPEKVLLICASARTAQQLGEAIRLRTGIRHTVFHEGMSIVERDKAAHFFADEEDGAQVLLCSEIGSEGRNFQFAHHLVLFDLPMTPDLLEQRIGRLDRIGQKKDIQIHVPYLEDSSQAVLVEWYDKGLNAFTHTCPTGSGVFEQVEDQLVNSLLTPEDTDTLQSLIETTSTVNQALKKQLDEGRDRLLELNASGKGKVEELVGDIVMEDAGSQLPEFMAWMFDAIGVNQEDKGNECYILTPGESMVNNLPGLDPDGMTVTFRRRVATTLEHVHYLSWDHPLVHNAVDLILTETVGKASLGFIADRELPKGAYWLEALFVLSINAPKHLQAGRFLPATPIKLCIDAQGEKTDITFNKTRRANKKIGQQLVQALKDPVSKQIETARKLASDEAKATLAEARQQMQQTLGDEARRLSELQAQNPAIRDTEIAFIHEQMTQLEAVFDKADVQLDALRIVVNNP from the coding sequence ATGAGTTCAGTAAGCGAATACGCAGTCGGTCAGCGTTGGCTAAGTAATACGGAATCGGAGCTAGGATTAGGCGCAGTCATTAACCATGACAACCGTTCGGTCGAAGTTTTTTTCCCGGCGACAGGCGAAAGCCGTAAATACATTAAATCAGATGCTCCCCTGACCCGCCTGACATTCGCTGTCGGTGAAAAAATCAAAAGCCAGGAAGGCTGGGCGCTTGAAATTGAAGCGCTGCAGGAGTCCAAGGGCGGTATTATTTATCACGGTACCCGCACCGACACAGGTGAGCAGACCAAGTTATCTGAAGCCCTGCTGGACCATCAGATTCAGCTGAACCAGCCTGAGCGCCGACTGTTCAGCATGCAGCACGATATTCCTAAATGGTTTGATCTGCGTCTGAAAGCCTTTGACCAGATGAGCGAGTATCAGCGCTCGTCCATTATCGGTCTGGCCGGAGCACGGATTGAACTGATCCCACATCAGCTTCACATTGCCTCAGAAGTCGGCCGCCGTTATGCGCCCCGGGTACTACTGGCAGATGAAGTGGGACTGGGCAAAACCATTGAGGCTGCGCTTATCATTCACCAGCAAATCAAAACCGGCCGGGCTGAGCGGGTACTGATTGTCGTGCCAGACTCTCTGGTTCACCAATGGCTGGTAGAAATGCTGCGCCGGGTCAACCTGCCATTTTCCATCTTCGATACCAGTCGCTGTGAAGCCGTTGATGATGCAGATGAAAACCCGTTTGAACAGGAGCAGCTGGTACTGTGTAGTCTGGATTTTCTGCGTGACAATCCAAAGCACCAGCAACAGGCACTGGCCGCTCAATGGGATTTACTGGTGGTGGATGAAGCCCATCATCTGGCCTGGTCAGCCGATGCGCCCTCTGCTGACTATCAGTGTATTGAATCTCTGGCTCAACAAATTGCCGGCGTGCTGCTGTTAACCGCAACGCCGGACCAGTTAGGTCATGAAAGTCATTTTGCCCGTTTGCGCCTGCTTGATTCAGCCCGCTTTCACAGCTATGACGCTTTTTTAGAAGAAGAGCAGCATTACAGTGAACTGGCTGAAGCAGTTACGCCGCTGTTAAACAATGAAGCACTGACTGATGCCCAGCAAGCACATCTTGAAAAGGTTGCACCGCAGAGCATGCAGACAGTAGGCGATCTGGCCGATGAAGACAGCCGCCATGCCCTGCTGCACCGCCTGATTGACCGCCATGGAACTGGTCGCCTGCTATTCAGAAACCGGCGGGCTAACATTACCGGCTTCCCGGTGCGTGAACTGCATACCCATCCCCTGCCGTTACCGGATGTGTATCAGGACCTGCTGGAAAGCAATTATGATGATCTGGAGGCCGCTCTGTTTCCGGAACGTCAGCCTGAGCTGGTTGATAGCTGGACCGATCTGGACCCGCGCGTTGACTGGCTGCTGAATTTCCTGCCCTCGGTAAAACCGGAAAAAGTGCTGCTGATTTGTGCCAGCGCCCGCACAGCCCAGCAGCTGGGCGAGGCTATTCGCCTGCGTACCGGTATTCGCCACACTGTGTTTCATGAAGGCATGAGTATTGTTGAGCGGGACAAAGCAGCGCACTTTTTTGCTGACGAGGAAGACGGTGCTCAAGTCCTGCTGTGCAGTGAAATTGGCAGTGAAGGTCGTAACTTTCAGTTTGCCCACCATCTGGTATTGTTCGATTTACCGATGACGCCGGATTTGCTCGAGCAGCGCATTGGCCGTCTGGATCGGATTGGACAGAAAAAAGATATTCAGATTCATGTACCGTATCTGGAAGACTCCAGTCAGGCTGTGCTGGTTGAATGGTACGATAAAGGGCTTAATGCGTTCACCCATACCTGCCCGACCGGCTCAGGCGTGTTTGAACAGGTTGAGGACCAACTGGTTAACAGCCTGCTGACACCAGAAGATACCGATACCCTGCAATCGCTTATCGAGACGACCAGTACGGTGAACCAGGCGCTGAAAAAGCAGCTGGACGAAGGCCGTGACCGTTTGCTGGAACTTAATGCCTCTGGTAAGGGTAAAGTGGAAGAGTTAGTCGGCGATATCGTGATGGAAGATGCCGGCAGCCAGCTGCCTGAATTTATGGCCTGGATGTTTGATGCCATTGGCGTTAATCAGGAAGACAAAGGCAATGAGTGCTATATCCTGACGCCGGGTGAATCAATGGTTAACAATCTGCCCGGGCTTGACCCGGACGGTATGACCGTTACCTTCCGCCGCCGTGTTGCCACCACCCTTGAGCATGTGCACTACTTAAGCTGGGACCACCCGCTGGTGCATAACGCGGTTGACCTTATTCTGACCGAGACTGTAGGTAAAGCCAGCCTGGGCTTTATTGCTGACCGCGAGCTGCCCAAAGGGGCGTACTGGCTCGAAGCCTTGTTTGTATTAAGTATTAATGCACCTAAGCACCTGCAGGCCGGACGCTTTTTACCTGCCACCCCAATCAAGCTGTGTATTGATGCTCAGGGTGAAAAAACCGACATTACCTTTAACAAAACCCGTCGGGCTAACAAAAAGATTGGTCAGCAACTGGTGCAGGCGCTAAAAGATCCGGTTTCCAAACAAATTGAGACGGCCCGCAAGCTGGCCTCAGACGAGGCTAAGGCAACCCTGGCAGAAGCCCGTCAGCAAATGCAGCAAACCCTGGGCGATGAAGCTCGCCGGTTGAGTGAATTGCAGGCGCAGAACCCGGCCATCCGGGATACCGAAATTGCGTTTATCCACGAGCAGATGACACAACTGGAAGCGGTATTTGATAAAGCCGATGTTCAGCTTGATGCGCTGCGTATTGTGGTGAATAACCCCTGA
- a CDS encoding PhoH family protein, giving the protein MPRKKSSDTKIYVLDTNILLHEPFAFLSFKEHDVVVPMTVLEELDYIKDSKKDVARDARVSIRAMEDLLHDATPEDMLAGVSMEGLGAGKDAPTGALSIFTDLTMTETQQVFTSNENDNRIINLALHLQKTYAPQQVVLVTKDLNMRLKAKGAGLAHVEDYRTDQLISDIKYLSRGYHEFKGNFWENVKSVESRTEGRDTIHTIARSVLPEAYVNEFLLDDTRQFAGLVESMDDDHLEVLDLGYERLMGRHAWGISPKSIGQAMALHSLLDPHIDLVVLTGPAGSGKTLLALAAALEMVVEKNMYDKIIVTRSTPEIAESIGFLPGTEEEKMAPWLAAITDSLEVLHKHDENAKSSMNYIMEKANIQFKSVNFMRGRSIQNSIVILDESQNLTASQLKTIITRCGEGTKLICSGNLAQIDSNYLSPVTSGLTYLVEKFKNFSGSSTINLEGVVRSRLAQFAEEQM; this is encoded by the coding sequence ATGCCAAGAAAAAAATCCAGTGACACCAAAATCTACGTCCTCGACACCAACATTCTGCTACACGAACCTTTCGCTTTTCTCTCGTTTAAAGAACATGATGTGGTTGTACCAATGACCGTATTGGAAGAACTCGACTACATTAAAGACAGCAAAAAAGATGTTGCCCGGGATGCGCGCGTATCCATTCGGGCTATGGAGGATTTGCTTCACGATGCCACGCCTGAAGATATGCTGGCCGGGGTCAGCATGGAAGGCTTGGGGGCGGGCAAAGACGCGCCAACCGGTGCGTTATCAATTTTTACCGACCTGACCATGACGGAAACCCAGCAGGTATTTACCAGTAATGAGAACGACAACCGTATCATTAATCTGGCCCTGCATCTGCAAAAAACCTACGCACCGCAGCAGGTGGTGCTGGTGACCAAAGACCTGAACATGCGCCTGAAAGCCAAAGGCGCTGGATTGGCTCATGTGGAGGATTACCGAACCGATCAGCTCATCAGTGACATTAAGTATCTGTCTCGCGGATACCATGAGTTTAAGGGTAATTTCTGGGAAAATGTTAAATCAGTGGAAAGTCGTACAGAAGGGAGGGACACCATTCATACGATTGCCCGTAGCGTACTGCCTGAAGCTTATGTGAATGAGTTTCTGCTTGATGATACCCGGCAGTTTGCCGGGCTGGTCGAGTCGATGGATGATGACCACCTTGAAGTGCTGGACCTGGGCTACGAGCGGTTGATGGGACGGCATGCCTGGGGGATCAGTCCAAAAAGCATTGGCCAGGCGATGGCGCTGCACAGTCTGCTGGATCCGCACATTGATCTGGTAGTGCTGACCGGTCCGGCCGGTAGCGGTAAAACATTGCTGGCGCTGGCTGCGGCGCTGGAAATGGTGGTTGAGAAAAACATGTACGACAAAATCATCGTGACCCGCAGCACACCGGAGATTGCTGAGTCAATTGGCTTTCTACCGGGCACCGAAGAGGAAAAAATGGCACCGTGGCTGGCGGCCATTACCGACTCGCTCGAAGTGCTGCATAAACACGATGAAAATGCCAAAAGCTCCATGAATTACATCATGGAAAAAGCCAATATTCAGTTTAAATCGGTCAACTTTATGCGTGGACGCAGCATCCAGAACTCGATTGTCATTCTGGATGAATCGCAGAACCTGACCGCCTCGCAGCTCAAAACCATCATTACCCGTTGTGGTGAAGGCACCAAGCTGATTTGCAGCGGGAACCTGGCGCAGATTGACAGTAATTATCTGTCGCCGGTGACCTCGGGACTGACGTATCTGGTGGAGAAATTTAAAAACTTTTCAGGTAGCTCAACCATCAATCTGGAAGGCGTAGTGCGCTCCCGACTGGCGCAGTTTGCCGAAGAGCAGATGTAG
- the cysG gene encoding siroheme synthase CysG gives MQYFPVFLDAKDLHCLIVGAGEVGARKLELILKTPATITVVAPWMCDTVKSYASHPQVTLIEREFEQDDLNAKDMVFVATSDETTNADIHDLARARKVLVNVVDNTPLCQFITPSIIDRSPITIAMSSGGVAPVLLRYLRQKLESVIPANISRLGAFSEKFRNKVKQTLDGVTARRYFWEDVLDGDIAELVEKGQNDKAEAQFDIALEAARQNQKPQGQVYLVGAGPGDPDLLTFRALRLMQKADVVVYDRLVSPQILELVRRDAEKIYVGKTKSNHTLPQQDINTLIAEQAKQGNRVVRLKGGDPFIFGRGGEEIQTLIEQGIDFQVVPGITAASGAASYAGIPLTHRDHAQSVTFATGHLKDGTIDLNWNALAHASQTLVFYMGLTGLPIICKKLTEHGLSAETPIALVQQATLPEQRVVTGTLATIMDNPETPTMKPPTLVIVGSVVSLHRKLDWFTRTVE, from the coding sequence ATGCAATACTTTCCTGTCTTTTTGGATGCTAAAGATCTGCACTGCCTGATTGTCGGCGCAGGTGAAGTCGGAGCCCGAAAGCTTGAACTTATTCTTAAAACCCCGGCAACCATCACGGTAGTGGCACCCTGGATGTGCGATACCGTAAAAAGCTACGCCTCTCACCCGCAGGTCACCCTGATTGAACGTGAGTTTGAACAGGACGATCTGAATGCTAAAGACATGGTGTTTGTAGCCACCAGCGACGAAACAACCAATGCGGATATTCATGATCTGGCCCGCGCCCGCAAGGTGCTGGTGAACGTGGTCGACAATACCCCGCTGTGTCAGTTTATTACCCCTTCTATTATTGATCGCAGCCCGATCACTATCGCCATGAGCAGTGGTGGCGTAGCGCCAGTATTACTGCGCTATCTGCGCCAGAAACTGGAAAGTGTGATTCCGGCTAATATCAGCCGGCTGGGCGCGTTTTCAGAAAAATTCCGCAATAAGGTTAAGCAGACCCTTGATGGTGTGACCGCCCGGCGCTACTTCTGGGAAGATGTACTGGATGGCGATATTGCTGAGCTGGTGGAAAAAGGCCAGAACGATAAAGCCGAAGCGCAGTTTGATATCGCGCTTGAGGCGGCTCGTCAAAATCAGAAGCCACAGGGGCAGGTGTACCTGGTAGGCGCCGGACCTGGTGATCCGGACCTGCTGACATTCCGTGCCTTACGCCTGATGCAAAAAGCCGATGTGGTCGTGTATGACCGGCTGGTTTCCCCTCAGATTCTGGAGCTGGTGCGCCGGGATGCAGAAAAGATTTATGTGGGCAAAACCAAAAGCAATCACACCCTGCCCCAGCAGGATATTAACACCCTGATTGCCGAGCAGGCCAAACAGGGTAACCGGGTAGTACGCCTGAAAGGCGGCGATCCGTTTATCTTCGGACGTGGTGGCGAAGAAATACAGACTCTGATTGAACAGGGAATTGATTTTCAGGTGGTGCCTGGAATTACCGCTGCCAGCGGTGCCGCCAGCTATGCCGGCATTCCGCTGACTCATCGCGACCATGCTCAGTCTGTAACCTTTGCCACTGGCCACTTAAAAGACGGTACCATTGATCTGAACTGGAATGCACTGGCTCATGCCAGTCAGACGCTGGTCTTTTATATGGGCCTGACCGGCCTGCCGATTATTTGTAAAAAGCTGACCGAACATGGCTTGTCTGCAGAGACCCCGATTGCGCTAGTGCAACAGGCGACGCTGCCCGAACAAAGGGTGGTAACCGGTACGCTGGCCACGATTATGGATAATCCTGAAACGCCGACCATGAAGCCCCCTACCCTGGTAATCGTGGGGTCGGTGGTATCATTACACAGAAAACTGGACTGGTTTACCCGCACGGTGGAATAA